The stretch of DNA CATGAGAGATCAGTACGCAGTACCTGATGTAAAATTAGCAACAGGCAAGACTGTTACACAAATTCTCAAAGAAAATGATCTTGCACCTAATCTCCCAGATGATTTGGTGGCACTAATGCGTACAGCGATCAACCTGCAGGTTCACCTGAATGCAAACAAGAAAGATGTTGCAAACAAAAGGGGTATGCAGATTACTGAGTCAAAGATCAGACGCTTAGTCAAATATTACAAGCACACTGGCGTACTTCCAGCAGAATGGCAGTATTCTATCGCCGATGCTGAATTACTCATTGAGTGAGGGAAATGGACCAGGGTGTCCAAATACCCCCCAAACTCCTTTCATCTATTTTTCTTGCTAAAGAGGAGATTGACAAGGCTTCAAACATCCGTGTCATTTCACACTATGATGCCGATGGCATATCCTCTGCAGCTATACTTTGTGCTTTATTGAATCGGGCTGGGAAAACATTCCAGATCTCTATGATTAAAGGTCTTACCGATGAAATTGTAGCCGACTCTGACGATTCAGACCTTTTGATATTATCTGATATGGGATCATCCAATCTAGATGCCTTGGAAAAACTGAACTGCAGAGTAGTCGTGTTGGATCATCATAAACCCCTGAGAGATTCTGAGAAAGTGGTTCATGTGAATCCACATCTTTCAGACATTGACGGGATGACTTCAGCCTGCGGAGCTTCTATATGCATGCTGCTTGCCGTCAATACTGATGAAAAGAACTGGGATCTTTTACCGATTGCTTTTGGAGGCATCGCAGGAGATCGGCAGACCATCAAAGGTCTGAGCGGAGTCAACATCTGGTTATTCGAAGAAGGGCTGAAGCGCGGCATA from Candidatus Methanomassiliicoccus intestinalis Issoire-Mx1 encodes:
- a CDS encoding 30S ribosomal protein S15, whose translation is MARMHARRRGKSGSSRPMISENPEWVPLSKSEVEETIVKLGKDGVLSARIGLIMRDQYAVPDVKLATGKTVTQILKENDLAPNLPDDLVALMRTAINLQVHLNANKKDVANKRGMQITESKIRRLVKYYKHTGVLPAEWQYSIADAELLIE